The proteins below are encoded in one region of Ostrea edulis chromosome 3, xbOstEdul1.1, whole genome shotgun sequence:
- the LOC125674926 gene encoding polycomb protein SCMH1-like isoform X2, with protein MHQFCDVQKCSPLSSDLSISQNGYTRILDYCLVRHKQTGAQKTMTNTLTGKGRSYQYDSQGSFDWDEYLKENDGVPAPQSCFKQSVEPPVNEFKLNQKIEAVDPRNLTSICVATVVGMIGPRLRLRLDGSDNTNDFWRLVDSADLHPVGFCEKTGRLLQPPLGFCKNPTLWPSFLQKTLTGAERSPEGCFKKEPSTPKTNEFKIGMKLEAVDRKNPQLICPATVGAVKGEEVHVTFDGWRGAFDYWTRRDTRDLFPVGWCAMSGHPLQPPGQKGTPQVKSKSRESSVSQSAHSPGNQSNTSKSSSSSSSSGPTSPNLPHDRSVSPLQAESPVITVTEPDTSSSTTATDKVTIFVNHNCSCGILLNPKKIEQLPSQYGPGAYQKVLREVIQACVDCANHEKQVYNFIQDGNGKIVITANQGNKTHTKRLPPIEKVSDVWRFVEKSLEELGCCENLFASQPLHGYCAQCNRDKKTEPLESEEYENRTSINRALKRRWSSDSVENQALKTQQKIRRFSAYDSAEASSTTDSRPPPRKLSSDPNDWTIDDVAQYISEVDSTLATHTEVFRKHEIDGGAFMLLNSDMMMKYLGLKLGPVLKLGNIIEKLRGKKSSH; from the exons GTAGCTTTGACTGGGATGAGTATCTGAAGGAAAATGATGGTGTACCTGCACCCCAGTCTTGTTTTAAACAG TCAGTAGAACCACCTGTTAATGAGTTCAAACTGAACCAGAAGATTGAGGCCGTTGACCCCCGTAACCTGACCTCAATATGCGTGGCGACTGTGGTGGGGATGATTGGCCCTCGTCTCCGCCTGCGACTGGACGGCAGTGATAACACGAATGACTTCTGGAGGCTGGTGGACTCCGCAGATCTACACCCTGTGGGGTTCTGTGAAAAAACAGGAAGACTCTTACAACCTCCTTTAG GTTTCTGCAAGAACCCAACGTTATGGCCATCATTTCTGCAGAAGACTTTGACAGGAGCAGAGAGATCTCCTGAGGGCTGCTTTAAAAAGGAGCCCTCCACGCCAAaaacaaatgaattcaaaattggtatgaagcTAGAGGCTGTCGACAGAAAGAACCCCCAGTTGATTTGTCCAGCAACCGTTGGTGCAGTGAAGGGAGAGGAGGTTCATGTCACATTTGATGGCTGGAGGGGAGCTTTCGATTACTGGACCAGGCGCGATACACGGGATCTGTTTCCTGTGGGTTGGTGTGCGATGAGTGGACACCCACTTCAGCCCCCAGGGCAAAAAG GTACCCCCCAGGTAAAGAGTAAATCTCGGGAGTCATCTGTGTCCCAGTCTGCTCACTCTCCCGGAAATCAGAGCAACACATCCAAATcctcttcctcctcctcctcctctggTCCCACCAGTCCAAACCTCCCCCATGATAGATCTGTGTCCCCTCTCCAGGCAGAATCTCCCGTTATTACTGTTACGGAGCCCGACACCAGCTCATCCACCACGGCCACAGACAAAG TCACCATCTTTGTAAATCACAACTGCAGCTGTGGCATCTTACTGAATCCCAAAAAGATAGAACAGCTTCCTAGTCAGTATGGCCCGGGTGCTTACCAGAAAGTACTAAGGGAGGTCATCCAGGCCTGTGTGGATTGTGCTAATCACGAAAAACAGGTGTACAACTTCATTCAGGATGGTAATGGCAAGATCGTTATCACAG CAAACCAGGGCAACAAGACACATACAAAGCGACTTCCACCTATAGAAAAGGTGTCGGATGTCTGGCGCTTCGTAGAGAAATCGCTGGAGGAGCTGGGCTGTTGTGAGAATCTCTTTGCCAGTCAGCCATTACATGGATACTGTGCTCAGTGTAACAGGGACAAGAAGACAG AGCCCCTAGAGTCAGAAGAATACGAGAATCGGACATCCATCAACAGAGCACTGAAGAGGCGGTGGTCGTCAGATTCTGTGGAAAATCAGGCCCTGAAGACACAGCAGAAGATCAGGAGGTTTTCTGCCTACGATTCCGCAGAAG CCAGTTCCACAACAGATAGCAGACCTCCTCCCCGTAAGCTGTCGTCCGATCCTAATGATTGGACGATAGATGATGTGGCTCAGTACATTTCAGAAGTGGACTCAACGCTGGCTACACACACTGAAGTCTTCAGGAAACAT GAAATAGATGGTGGCGCCTTCATGCTGTTGAACAGTGACATGATGATGAAGTACCTAGGACTGAAACTGGGACCAGTGCTGAAGCTGGGCAATATCATAGAGAAGCTGAGGGGCAAGAAGAGTTCCCATTAG
- the LOC125674926 gene encoding polycomb protein SCMH1-like isoform X1: protein MHQFCDVQKCSPLSSDLSISQNGYTRILDYCLVRHKQTGAQKTMTNTLTGKGRSYQYDSQGSFDWDEYLKENDGVPAPQSCFKQSVEPPVNEFKLNQKIEAVDPRNLTSICVATVVGMIGPRLRLRLDGSDNTNDFWRLVDSADLHPVGFCEKTGRLLQPPLGFCKNPTLWPSFLQKTLTGAERSPEGCFKKEPSTPKTNEFKIGMKLEAVDRKNPQLICPATVGAVKGEEVHVTFDGWRGAFDYWTRRDTRDLFPVGWCAMSGHPLQPPGQKGTPQVKSKSRESSVSQSAHSPGNQSNTSKSSSSSSSSGPTSPNLPHDRSVSPLQAESPVITVTEPDTSSSTTATDKVTIFVNHNCSCGILLNPKKIEQLPSQYGPGAYQKVLREVIQACVDCANHEKQVYNFIQDGNGKIVITANQGNKTHTKRLPPIEKVSDVWRFVEKSLEELGCCENLFASQPLHGYCAQCNRDKKTGSDFKKPLESEEYENRTSINRALKRRWSSDSVENQALKTQQKIRRFSAYDSAEASSTTDSRPPPRKLSSDPNDWTIDDVAQYISEVDSTLATHTEVFRKHEIDGGAFMLLNSDMMMKYLGLKLGPVLKLGNIIEKLRGKKSSH from the exons GTAGCTTTGACTGGGATGAGTATCTGAAGGAAAATGATGGTGTACCTGCACCCCAGTCTTGTTTTAAACAG TCAGTAGAACCACCTGTTAATGAGTTCAAACTGAACCAGAAGATTGAGGCCGTTGACCCCCGTAACCTGACCTCAATATGCGTGGCGACTGTGGTGGGGATGATTGGCCCTCGTCTCCGCCTGCGACTGGACGGCAGTGATAACACGAATGACTTCTGGAGGCTGGTGGACTCCGCAGATCTACACCCTGTGGGGTTCTGTGAAAAAACAGGAAGACTCTTACAACCTCCTTTAG GTTTCTGCAAGAACCCAACGTTATGGCCATCATTTCTGCAGAAGACTTTGACAGGAGCAGAGAGATCTCCTGAGGGCTGCTTTAAAAAGGAGCCCTCCACGCCAAaaacaaatgaattcaaaattggtatgaagcTAGAGGCTGTCGACAGAAAGAACCCCCAGTTGATTTGTCCAGCAACCGTTGGTGCAGTGAAGGGAGAGGAGGTTCATGTCACATTTGATGGCTGGAGGGGAGCTTTCGATTACTGGACCAGGCGCGATACACGGGATCTGTTTCCTGTGGGTTGGTGTGCGATGAGTGGACACCCACTTCAGCCCCCAGGGCAAAAAG GTACCCCCCAGGTAAAGAGTAAATCTCGGGAGTCATCTGTGTCCCAGTCTGCTCACTCTCCCGGAAATCAGAGCAACACATCCAAATcctcttcctcctcctcctcctctggTCCCACCAGTCCAAACCTCCCCCATGATAGATCTGTGTCCCCTCTCCAGGCAGAATCTCCCGTTATTACTGTTACGGAGCCCGACACCAGCTCATCCACCACGGCCACAGACAAAG TCACCATCTTTGTAAATCACAACTGCAGCTGTGGCATCTTACTGAATCCCAAAAAGATAGAACAGCTTCCTAGTCAGTATGGCCCGGGTGCTTACCAGAAAGTACTAAGGGAGGTCATCCAGGCCTGTGTGGATTGTGCTAATCACGAAAAACAGGTGTACAACTTCATTCAGGATGGTAATGGCAAGATCGTTATCACAG CAAACCAGGGCAACAAGACACATACAAAGCGACTTCCACCTATAGAAAAGGTGTCGGATGTCTGGCGCTTCGTAGAGAAATCGCTGGAGGAGCTGGGCTGTTGTGAGAATCTCTTTGCCAGTCAGCCATTACATGGATACTGTGCTCAGTGTAACAGGGACAAGAAGACAGGTAGTGATTTTAAGA AGCCCCTAGAGTCAGAAGAATACGAGAATCGGACATCCATCAACAGAGCACTGAAGAGGCGGTGGTCGTCAGATTCTGTGGAAAATCAGGCCCTGAAGACACAGCAGAAGATCAGGAGGTTTTCTGCCTACGATTCCGCAGAAG CCAGTTCCACAACAGATAGCAGACCTCCTCCCCGTAAGCTGTCGTCCGATCCTAATGATTGGACGATAGATGATGTGGCTCAGTACATTTCAGAAGTGGACTCAACGCTGGCTACACACACTGAAGTCTTCAGGAAACAT GAAATAGATGGTGGCGCCTTCATGCTGTTGAACAGTGACATGATGATGAAGTACCTAGGACTGAAACTGGGACCAGTGCTGAAGCTGGGCAATATCATAGAGAAGCTGAGGGGCAAGAAGAGTTCCCATTAG
- the LOC125674926 gene encoding polycomb protein SCMH1-like isoform X3, which yields MTNTLTGKGRSYQYDSQGSFDWDEYLKENDGVPAPQSCFKQSVEPPVNEFKLNQKIEAVDPRNLTSICVATVVGMIGPRLRLRLDGSDNTNDFWRLVDSADLHPVGFCEKTGRLLQPPLGFCKNPTLWPSFLQKTLTGAERSPEGCFKKEPSTPKTNEFKIGMKLEAVDRKNPQLICPATVGAVKGEEVHVTFDGWRGAFDYWTRRDTRDLFPVGWCAMSGHPLQPPGQKGTPQVKSKSRESSVSQSAHSPGNQSNTSKSSSSSSSSGPTSPNLPHDRSVSPLQAESPVITVTEPDTSSSTTATDKVTIFVNHNCSCGILLNPKKIEQLPSQYGPGAYQKVLREVIQACVDCANHEKQVYNFIQDGNGKIVITANQGNKTHTKRLPPIEKVSDVWRFVEKSLEELGCCENLFASQPLHGYCAQCNRDKKTGSDFKKPLESEEYENRTSINRALKRRWSSDSVENQALKTQQKIRRFSAYDSAEASSTTDSRPPPRKLSSDPNDWTIDDVAQYISEVDSTLATHTEVFRKHEIDGGAFMLLNSDMMMKYLGLKLGPVLKLGNIIEKLRGKKSSH from the exons GTAGCTTTGACTGGGATGAGTATCTGAAGGAAAATGATGGTGTACCTGCACCCCAGTCTTGTTTTAAACAG TCAGTAGAACCACCTGTTAATGAGTTCAAACTGAACCAGAAGATTGAGGCCGTTGACCCCCGTAACCTGACCTCAATATGCGTGGCGACTGTGGTGGGGATGATTGGCCCTCGTCTCCGCCTGCGACTGGACGGCAGTGATAACACGAATGACTTCTGGAGGCTGGTGGACTCCGCAGATCTACACCCTGTGGGGTTCTGTGAAAAAACAGGAAGACTCTTACAACCTCCTTTAG GTTTCTGCAAGAACCCAACGTTATGGCCATCATTTCTGCAGAAGACTTTGACAGGAGCAGAGAGATCTCCTGAGGGCTGCTTTAAAAAGGAGCCCTCCACGCCAAaaacaaatgaattcaaaattggtatgaagcTAGAGGCTGTCGACAGAAAGAACCCCCAGTTGATTTGTCCAGCAACCGTTGGTGCAGTGAAGGGAGAGGAGGTTCATGTCACATTTGATGGCTGGAGGGGAGCTTTCGATTACTGGACCAGGCGCGATACACGGGATCTGTTTCCTGTGGGTTGGTGTGCGATGAGTGGACACCCACTTCAGCCCCCAGGGCAAAAAG GTACCCCCCAGGTAAAGAGTAAATCTCGGGAGTCATCTGTGTCCCAGTCTGCTCACTCTCCCGGAAATCAGAGCAACACATCCAAATcctcttcctcctcctcctcctctggTCCCACCAGTCCAAACCTCCCCCATGATAGATCTGTGTCCCCTCTCCAGGCAGAATCTCCCGTTATTACTGTTACGGAGCCCGACACCAGCTCATCCACCACGGCCACAGACAAAG TCACCATCTTTGTAAATCACAACTGCAGCTGTGGCATCTTACTGAATCCCAAAAAGATAGAACAGCTTCCTAGTCAGTATGGCCCGGGTGCTTACCAGAAAGTACTAAGGGAGGTCATCCAGGCCTGTGTGGATTGTGCTAATCACGAAAAACAGGTGTACAACTTCATTCAGGATGGTAATGGCAAGATCGTTATCACAG CAAACCAGGGCAACAAGACACATACAAAGCGACTTCCACCTATAGAAAAGGTGTCGGATGTCTGGCGCTTCGTAGAGAAATCGCTGGAGGAGCTGGGCTGTTGTGAGAATCTCTTTGCCAGTCAGCCATTACATGGATACTGTGCTCAGTGTAACAGGGACAAGAAGACAGGTAGTGATTTTAAGA AGCCCCTAGAGTCAGAAGAATACGAGAATCGGACATCCATCAACAGAGCACTGAAGAGGCGGTGGTCGTCAGATTCTGTGGAAAATCAGGCCCTGAAGACACAGCAGAAGATCAGGAGGTTTTCTGCCTACGATTCCGCAGAAG CCAGTTCCACAACAGATAGCAGACCTCCTCCCCGTAAGCTGTCGTCCGATCCTAATGATTGGACGATAGATGATGTGGCTCAGTACATTTCAGAAGTGGACTCAACGCTGGCTACACACACTGAAGTCTTCAGGAAACAT GAAATAGATGGTGGCGCCTTCATGCTGTTGAACAGTGACATGATGATGAAGTACCTAGGACTGAAACTGGGACCAGTGCTGAAGCTGGGCAATATCATAGAGAAGCTGAGGGGCAAGAAGAGTTCCCATTAG